In Pyrus communis chromosome 8, drPyrComm1.1, whole genome shotgun sequence, one genomic interval encodes:
- the LOC137741311 gene encoding uncharacterized protein, translated as MGIWDYIAGTTDSLKRKSFGPRWPTPDSVKRITPDVTSAKNLCSTAYGYGAGAVTQIDKAVRGNLNYYLGDTEGRAKIVRFSSSIVKHTAHESLKTVPGYKILSKSLRDVKESDNQTSQKESDKEKVHLKAVRVDLDGLKKEFSENRKLPKQEEIDKPCADLKSADKIRSKM; from the exons ATGGGGATCTGGGATTACATCGCCGGGACAACCGATTCGCTGAAACGGAAAAGCTTCGGACCTCGGTGGCCAACACCCGATTCGGTCAAACGAATCACACCCGATGTAACATCTGCCAAGAACTTGTGCTCCACCGCTTACGGGTACGGGGCGGGTGCCGTTACCCAAATAGACAAGGCCGTCCGGGGTAACTTGAATTATTATTTGGGGGACACGGAAGGCCGGGCAAAGATCGTCCGGTTCAGCTCCAGCATCGTTAAACACACAGCGCATGAGAGCCTCAAAACCGTCCCAG GTTACAAAATTCTTTCCAAATCACTTCGCGACGTTAAAGAGTCCGATAATCAAACTTCTCAAAAGGAGTCTGATAAAGAAAAAGTGCATTTGAAGGCGGTACGGGTTGATCTAGACGGATTGAAGAAGGAATTCAGTGAAAACAGGAAATTACCCAAGCAAGAGGAGATAGATAAGCCATGTGC